A window from Flavobacterium sp. 83 encodes these proteins:
- a CDS encoding DUF1573 domain-containing protein produces the protein MKKIVTLALLLVLGVTASNAQETSKVTKKAKTIAAKVSTPKVNGAGMVFVTEVIDYGTIAHNADGKREFVFTNNGNKPLIITNTQGSCGCTVPTTPKEPIAPGAKGIIGVKYATDRVGAFTKTVTVTSNAEGQPTKVLTIKGTVLPDEASKS, from the coding sequence ATGAAAAAAATAGTTACACTAGCGTTATTATTAGTATTAGGAGTTACTGCTTCTAATGCACAAGAAACATCAAAAGTTACAAAAAAAGCAAAAACTATAGCTGCTAAAGTTTCTACTCCAAAAGTAAATGGTGCCGGAATGGTATTTGTAACTGAAGTTATTGATTATGGAACAATTGCTCACAATGCTGATGGTAAACGTGAATTTGTTTTCACTAACAATGGTAACAAACCATTAATTATCACAAATACTCAAGGTTCATGTGGATGTACTGTTCCTACTACTCCAAAAGAACCAATTGCTCCAGGAGCAAAAGGTATTATTGGTGTTAAATATGCTACTGACAGAGTTGGTGCATTTACAAAAACTGTAACTGTAACTTCAAATGCTGAAGGGCAACCAACTAAAGTACTTACAATAAAAGGAACTGTTTTACCAGATGAGGCATCAAAAAGCTAA
- a CDS encoding RNA methyltransferase, giving the protein MRKLENSELERKSIEAFKQSEKTPLILVLDDIRSLHNIGSVFRTADAFLIEKIYLCGITATPPNKEIHKTALGATETVAWEHNDNVLEVINKLKEENVTTLAIEQVESAVFLQDFKVKKNKKYALVFGNEVYGVSQEAVALCDGCIEIPQLGTKHSLNISVSAGIVAWDLFQKLNWPK; this is encoded by the coding sequence ATGAGAAAACTGGAAAACAGCGAACTCGAAAGAAAATCTATTGAAGCATTTAAACAATCCGAAAAAACACCGCTTATTTTAGTTTTGGATGACATTAGAAGTTTACACAATATAGGTTCTGTTTTTAGAACTGCCGATGCATTTTTGATAGAAAAAATATATTTGTGCGGCATAACTGCAACGCCACCAAACAAAGAAATTCATAAAACGGCACTTGGCGCTACTGAAACCGTGGCTTGGGAACATAATGACAATGTTCTTGAAGTTATTAATAAATTAAAAGAAGAAAACGTTACCACACTTGCTATTGAACAAGTGGAAAGCGCTGTTTTTCTTCAAGATTTTAAAGTTAAAAAAAACAAGAAATACGCTTTAGTTTTTGGAAATGAAGTTTACGGGGTTTCTCAAGAAGCAGTCGCTTTATGTGATGGTTGTATTGAAATTCCGCAATTAGGAACCAAACATTCTTTAAACATCTCCGTTAGTGCTGGGATTGTAGCTTGGGATTTGTTCCAAAAATTGAATTGGCCAAAATAA
- a CDS encoding T9SS type B sorting domain-containing protein — protein sequence MKINVSFKIILILLSFIPKTIYAINPPVIKATGNQIYCPGTSLSIVQTINIAFDPLEPTTNAVYIQISSGYVFGQDLLTLTGSHPTVLSTWIPSEGKLKLYTATGSNIPYADFEAAIADVKFSNSSTSPSGNKTFSISLGSGQLSYLPRNKHFYEYVPYLGINWTAAKLAAETRTYYGLKGYLATLTAADEAQLAGAQAPGAGWIGGSDAALEGTWKWVTGPEGLANGGTGTTFWIGKNNGTATAPFYYANWNAPYEPNDSNNNEDYAHITAITVGNPGTWNDLSEQGDPPGDYYPKGYIVEYGGMVPGDVDNIQVSASTSITMSQITTSMPPGPTCGLGTFTLQATSTTGTINWFDSATGGILLGTANTFATPTVYTTTTYYIDNGCTTRTPITVTIKPLPTVNPVIIPSQCDDNQDGIVTFNTATLESTLIGNQTNISVTYFDQNNNPLKNSNGNLITSPFPANFKTTSQTIKAVLKNALLCTNETSIKFIVDDLPEAFPVPASLTTTCDDEPNPLNQDGKFAFDTTTFEAFILKGQTGMTVKYFDKNGNPLPSPLPNPFVTATQNVLATVTNSSNTSCTATTNLNFVVNPLPIVNDVTIIQCDTDLIPDGKTLFNLTVNNNQISANYTNENFTYYTSQSGAKDGLTTDLISNDLAFENTTPSTMTVWVKVANKISGCYSVAKLTLKVPTTNLLSTYKITVPPVCDDFLDANNNNRDGITTFDFSWTKATIQAQLPINQVYTINYYRNEADALAELNVIADISNYRNIGYRDSQDIWVRVESSLNNACVGLGPYITLKVEALPIANSVVIPRQCDDNQDGILTFDTSTLESKLLKGQMLTDVTVTYFDQNNNPLPSPFPNTFITASQTIKAIVTNKTVQKCFDEISIPFTVDLSPKSFAISSTLTTACDDELDPLIQDGKFAFDTSTFEATILGGQTGMTVTYSLPNGTVLSNFSPTFTTGTQNITATLINPLNTTCTATTTLNFVVNPIPKINLNTNGGENELVCSNLPTFFVTLDAGIQDGSPISNYTYIWSKDGTVLIGKTASTLPVNTEGTYAVEVTNSSGCSRIRTIKVTASDLAHIDSIAIVDLTDINTVTVNVTGKGKYEYSLDEPSGFWQDSNFFDQVPAGIHEVFINDKNGCGVVSKTIAVIGSPKFFTPNNDGYNDYWTVKGVNETFNSKSIIYIFDRYGKLIKQWVPSSSQGWDGTFNGNSLQADDYWFTLKLEDGREAKGHFSLKR from the coding sequence ATGAAAATTAATGTTTCTTTTAAAATAATTTTAATTCTGTTATCCTTCATTCCGAAGACTATATATGCTATAAATCCTCCTGTAATTAAAGCAACGGGGAATCAAATTTATTGTCCTGGAACCTCTTTAAGTATTGTACAAACAATAAATATTGCATTCGATCCGCTTGAGCCAACTACCAATGCCGTTTATATTCAAATCTCATCGGGATATGTTTTTGGACAAGACCTCTTAACGCTTACTGGCAGCCACCCAACGGTTTTATCAACTTGGATTCCATCAGAAGGAAAGTTGAAATTGTACACCGCAACCGGGAGCAATATTCCTTATGCTGATTTTGAAGCAGCCATTGCAGATGTCAAATTCAGTAATTCCTCAACTTCACCATCTGGGAACAAAACTTTTTCAATTAGTTTAGGTTCAGGTCAACTTAGTTATTTACCAAGAAACAAACATTTTTACGAATATGTACCCTATTTAGGGATTAATTGGACAGCAGCAAAATTAGCGGCAGAAACGAGGACTTATTATGGCTTGAAAGGCTATCTAGCCACGCTAACAGCTGCCGACGAAGCTCAATTAGCAGGAGCTCAGGCGCCTGGAGCAGGATGGATTGGCGGAAGTGACGCAGCATTAGAAGGCACCTGGAAATGGGTAACTGGCCCGGAAGGACTTGCTAATGGCGGAACAGGAACCACTTTCTGGATTGGAAAAAATAATGGAACAGCAACAGCTCCATTTTATTATGCCAATTGGAACGCACCATATGAACCGAATGACTCTAACAACAATGAGGATTACGCTCACATTACTGCTATTACAGTTGGAAATCCAGGAACATGGAATGATCTTTCAGAACAAGGAGACCCACCAGGAGATTACTACCCCAAAGGCTACATTGTAGAATACGGAGGAATGGTTCCAGGCGATGTTGACAACATTCAAGTTTCGGCAAGTACTTCAATAACAATGTCTCAAATTACAACCTCAATGCCACCAGGTCCTACTTGCGGTTTAGGGACATTTACGCTTCAAGCAACCTCAACAACTGGAACGATCAATTGGTTTGACTCTGCAACTGGTGGAATTCTTCTAGGAACAGCTAACACATTTGCAACTCCAACAGTATATACAACTACGACTTATTATATTGATAATGGATGTACGACTAGAACACCAATAACAGTAACTATTAAACCATTGCCTACTGTAAATCCGGTAATAATTCCTAGTCAATGTGATGACAATCAAGATGGAATAGTAACTTTTAATACAGCTACCCTTGAGTCTACTTTAATAGGAAATCAAACAAACATAAGCGTTACTTATTTTGACCAAAACAATAACCCACTAAAAAATTCAAATGGAAATTTAATAACTAGCCCATTTCCTGCTAATTTCAAAACAACATCACAAACGATAAAAGCCGTTTTAAAAAATGCGCTGTTATGTACTAACGAAACAAGTATTAAATTCATAGTAGATGATTTACCCGAAGCTTTCCCAGTTCCTGCATCCTTAACCACAACTTGTGATGACGAACCAAACCCATTAAATCAAGATGGCAAATTTGCTTTTGACACGACTACATTCGAAGCTTTCATTCTAAAAGGGCAAACTGGAATGACAGTCAAATATTTTGATAAAAATGGAAATCCATTACCAAGCCCGCTGCCAAATCCATTTGTAACTGCAACTCAAAATGTTTTAGCAACAGTTACGAATTCATCAAATACAAGCTGTACCGCAACTACAAATTTAAATTTTGTTGTCAATCCTTTGCCAATAGTAAACGATGTAACCATTATTCAATGTGATACTGATTTGATTCCAGACGGGAAGACTCTTTTTAATTTGACGGTAAATAACAATCAAATTTCCGCAAATTATACCAATGAAAACTTTACCTATTATACTTCACAATCAGGGGCTAAAGATGGTCTTACAACCGATTTAATTTCAAATGATTTGGCTTTCGAAAACACAACACCATCAACAATGACTGTTTGGGTGAAAGTTGCCAATAAAATTAGCGGTTGCTATAGCGTTGCCAAATTAACATTAAAAGTACCTACTACTAATCTTCTTTCAACCTATAAAATCACAGTTCCGCCTGTTTGCGATGATTTTTTAGATGCTAATAACAATAATAGAGACGGGATTACAACTTTTGATTTCTCTTGGACAAAAGCCACAATACAAGCTCAATTACCTATAAATCAAGTTTACACTATAAACTATTACAGAAACGAAGCTGATGCATTAGCTGAACTCAACGTAATAGCAGATATTTCAAATTACAGGAATATTGGCTATCGTGATTCTCAAGATATTTGGGTACGGGTAGAAAGTAGTTTAAATAATGCTTGTGTTGGTTTAGGGCCTTACATTACTTTAAAAGTCGAAGCTCTACCTATTGCTAATTCAGTTGTAATTCCAAGACAATGTGATGACAATCAAGATGGAATACTCACTTTTGACACCTCTACTCTTGAATCGAAATTATTAAAAGGACAAATGCTTACCGATGTTACTGTTACTTATTTTGATCAAAACAACAATCCATTACCAAGTCCGTTTCCGAATACTTTTATAACTGCTTCACAAACAATAAAAGCTATTGTAACGAACAAGACAGTTCAAAAATGTTTTGATGAAATAAGCATCCCATTTACTGTAGACCTTTCACCTAAATCATTTGCAATTTCTTCGACCTTAACTACAGCTTGTGATGACGAATTAGATCCTTTGATTCAAGACGGAAAATTTGCATTCGACACATCAACATTCGAAGCTACTATTCTAGGAGGACAAACCGGAATGACGGTTACTTATTCTTTACCAAACGGAACTGTGCTTTCAAATTTTTCACCCACCTTTACAACAGGGACTCAAAACATTACAGCAACACTAATAAATCCACTTAATACGACTTGTACTGCAACTACAACATTAAATTTCGTTGTTAATCCAATTCCGAAAATTAACTTGAATACCAATGGTGGCGAAAATGAATTGGTTTGTTCCAATCTTCCCACATTTTTCGTTACGCTTGATGCTGGAATTCAAGACGGATCACCTATAAGTAATTACACCTATATTTGGTCAAAAGACGGAACTGTGTTGATTGGTAAAACAGCATCAACTTTGCCCGTAAACACCGAAGGAACTTATGCTGTCGAAGTAACAAATAGTTCAGGTTGCAGTAGAATAAGAACCATAAAAGTTACTGCTTCGGATTTGGCTCATATCGATAGCATTGCTATTGTAGATTTGACCGATATAAATACAGTTACCGTAAACGTAACAGGAAAAGGAAAATATGAATATAGTTTAGACGAACCAAGTGGATTTTGGCAAGACTCCAATTTCTTTGATCAAGTGCCCGCAGGAATTCATGAAGTTTTTATCAATGACAAAAATGGCTGTGGTGTAGTTAGCAAAACTATTGCCGTTATAGGCTCACCAAAATTCTTTACGCCAAATAATGACGGTTATAATGATTATTGGACTGTAAAAGGAGTGAATGAAACTTTCAATTCAAAATCAATAATCTACATTTTTGACCGTTATGGAAAACTTATCAAGCAATGGGTTCCTTCATCAAGCCAGGGTTGGGATGGTACTTTTAATGGCAATTCTTTACAGGCAGATGATTATTGGTTTACCTTAAAATTAGAAGATGGTAGAGAAGCAAAAGGTCATTTTTCGCTAAAAAGGTAA